A genome region from Ralstonia solanacearum K60 includes the following:
- the puuE gene encoding allantoinase PuuE — protein sequence MTNKNYPRDLIGYGKTPPDPKWPGGARVALQFVLNYEEGGENCVLHGDAGSEPFLSEIIGAAAYPARHMSMESLYEYGARAGVWRILREFEQRGLPLTVFGVSMALQRHPDVTQAFVDLGHEIACHGWRWIHYQNIDEATEREHMRIGVEILRELTGNAPLGWYTGRDSPNTRRLVVEHGGFVYDADYYGDDLPFWTEVETAVGERKPHLVVPYTLDTNDMRFASPQGFNTADHFYQYLKDAFDVLYEEGDPAGLARPKMLSIGMHCRLLGRPARLRALQRFLDYVQSHDKVWICRRIDIARHWIAHHPHSANPS from the coding sequence ATGACGAACAAAAACTATCCGCGCGATCTCATCGGCTACGGCAAAACGCCGCCCGACCCCAAATGGCCCGGCGGCGCGCGCGTCGCCCTGCAGTTCGTCCTCAACTACGAAGAAGGCGGCGAGAACTGCGTGCTGCACGGCGACGCGGGCTCCGAGCCGTTCCTCTCCGAGATCATCGGCGCGGCGGCGTACCCCGCGCGCCACATGAGCATGGAGAGCCTCTACGAGTACGGCGCGCGCGCGGGCGTCTGGCGCATCCTGCGCGAGTTCGAGCAGCGCGGCCTGCCGCTGACCGTCTTCGGCGTGTCGATGGCGCTGCAGCGCCACCCCGACGTGACGCAGGCCTTCGTCGACCTGGGCCATGAAATCGCCTGCCACGGCTGGCGCTGGATCCACTACCAGAACATCGACGAGGCCACCGAGCGCGAGCACATGCGCATCGGCGTGGAGATCCTCCGCGAACTGACGGGCAACGCGCCGCTGGGCTGGTACACCGGCCGCGACAGTCCCAATACGCGCCGCCTGGTGGTCGAGCACGGCGGCTTCGTCTACGACGCCGACTACTACGGCGACGACCTGCCCTTCTGGACCGAGGTCGAAACCGCCGTGGGCGAGCGCAAACCGCACCTGGTGGTGCCCTACACGCTCGACACCAACGACATGCGCTTCGCCAGCCCGCAGGGCTTCAACACCGCCGACCACTTCTACCAGTACCTGAAGGACGCCTTCGACGTGCTGTACGAGGAAGGCGACCCCGCCGGCCTGGCCCGGCCGAAGATGCTGTCGATCGGCATGCACTGCCGCCTGCTGGGCCGCCCGGCGCGCCTGCGCGCGCTGCAGCGCTTTCTCGACTACGTGCAATCGCACGACAAGGTGTGGATCTGCCGGCGCATCGACATCGCGCGCCACTGGATCGCGCACCATCCGCATTCGGCCAACCCGTCTTGA